One segment of Synechococcus sp. A15-24 DNA contains the following:
- the dnaB gene encoding replicative DNA helicase: MVSVPLSDSGENADGGRRGFVRSRRDQEPSFEALPDSVPPQNLEAEEAVLGGILLDPDAIGRVADVLQPEAFYLNAHREIFRTALMLHSQGKPTDLTAMSAWLADTGSLEKVGGNSRLIELVERVPSTASIEQVARLVMDKFLRRQLIRSGNEVIKLGFDQSLPMEQVLDQAEQTIFAISQEKPSKGLTPTAEILTQTFEEIESRSLGTSVAGIPVNFYDLDAMTQGLQRSDLIIVAGRPAMGKTSMVLNLAKNVAQLHDLPVCVFSLEMSKEQLTYRLLSMEVGIEAGRLRTGRLQQEEWPLLGQGINTLGQLPIFIDDKPNSGVLEMRSLCRRLMAEQGKELGLVVIDYLQLMEGSSPDNRVQEISRITRALKGMARELNVPVIALSQLSRGVESRTNKRPMLSDLRESGSIEQDADLVLMIYRDEYYNPETPDRGITEVIVTKHRNGPVGTVKLLFEPQYTRFRNLAA, translated from the coding sequence ATGGTGAGCGTCCCCCTGAGCGATAGCGGCGAGAACGCCGACGGGGGACGCCGAGGGTTCGTCCGCAGCCGCCGCGACCAGGAACCAAGCTTTGAAGCCCTGCCAGATTCCGTTCCGCCCCAGAATCTGGAGGCGGAGGAAGCGGTGCTGGGTGGCATCCTGCTTGACCCGGATGCCATCGGCCGGGTGGCGGATGTGCTGCAGCCGGAGGCCTTCTATCTCAATGCCCACCGGGAGATCTTCCGCACTGCCCTGATGCTGCACAGCCAGGGCAAACCGACAGACCTCACGGCAATGAGCGCCTGGCTGGCAGATACTGGGTCGCTGGAGAAGGTGGGGGGTAATTCCCGCCTGATCGAACTGGTGGAACGGGTGCCATCAACCGCCTCCATCGAGCAGGTGGCGCGGCTGGTGATGGACAAGTTCCTGCGCCGCCAGCTGATCCGCTCCGGCAACGAGGTGATCAAGCTGGGGTTTGACCAAAGCCTGCCGATGGAGCAGGTGCTCGATCAGGCAGAGCAAACCATCTTCGCGATTAGCCAGGAGAAGCCGTCCAAGGGGCTGACACCCACCGCCGAAATCCTCACCCAGACCTTCGAGGAAATCGAAAGCCGCTCCCTGGGCACCTCCGTGGCCGGCATCCCGGTGAACTTCTACGACCTGGATGCGATGACCCAGGGACTGCAACGCAGCGACCTGATCATCGTGGCCGGCCGGCCGGCGATGGGCAAAACCTCGATGGTGCTCAACCTGGCCAAGAACGTGGCCCAGTTGCACGACCTGCCGGTGTGCGTGTTCTCCCTGGAGATGAGCAAGGAACAGCTCACTTACCGCCTGCTGTCGATGGAGGTGGGCATCGAAGCGGGAAGGCTGCGCACTGGCCGCTTGCAGCAGGAGGAATGGCCTCTGCTGGGCCAGGGGATCAACACCCTGGGGCAACTGCCTATCTTCATCGACGACAAACCCAATTCCGGCGTGCTGGAGATGCGCTCGCTGTGCCGGCGGCTGATGGCCGAACAGGGCAAGGAGCTGGGGCTGGTGGTGATCGACTATCTGCAGCTGATGGAAGGCTCCAGCCCGGACAACCGGGTGCAGGAAATTTCCCGGATCACCAGGGCCTTGAAAGGCATGGCACGGGAACTGAACGTGCCGGTGATTGCCCTCTCCCAGCTCAGCCGTGGCGTGGAATCGCGCACCAACAAACGGCCGATGCTCAGCGACCTGCGGGAATCGGGCTCGATCGAGCAGGACGCCGACCTGGTGCTGATGATCTACCGCGACGAGTACTACAACCCGGAAACCCCCGACCGCGGCATCACCGAAGTGATCGTGACAAAGCACCGCAATGGGCCGGTGGGCACGGTGAAGCTGCTGTTCGAGCCGCAGTACACCCGCTTCCGAAACCTGGCGGCCTGA
- the rplI gene encoding 50S ribosomal protein L9, with protein MPKRVQVVLNEDVLSLGKDGDLVEVAPGYARNFLLPFGKAVPVTPAVMKQVEHRRVKEAERQAALKQAALDFRTALDTIGRFTVKKQTGEDNVLFGTVTNGDVAEAIQDATKKDIDRRDIVVPEIHRTGKYSVTVKLHSEVTAEINLEVVSY; from the coding sequence ATGCCCAAGCGTGTTCAAGTCGTTCTGAATGAGGACGTCCTCAGCCTCGGCAAGGACGGAGACCTGGTGGAGGTCGCCCCCGGTTATGCCCGCAACTTCCTTCTTCCCTTCGGCAAAGCGGTCCCTGTCACCCCTGCCGTGATGAAGCAGGTGGAGCACCGTCGTGTCAAAGAAGCCGAACGCCAGGCGGCGCTGAAGCAAGCGGCCCTTGACTTCCGTACGGCCCTGGACACCATCGGCCGTTTTACCGTGAAGAAGCAGACCGGCGAAGACAACGTGCTCTTCGGCACGGTCACCAACGGCGATGTGGCAGAAGCCATCCAAGACGCCACCAAGAAGGATATTGACCGCCGCGACATCGTGGTGCCCGAAATCCACCGCACCGGCAAGTACAGCGTCACGGTGAAACTCCACAGTGAAGTCACCGCTGAGATCAACCTGGAAGTGGTCAGCTACTGA
- a CDS encoding fatty acid desaturase, whose protein sequence is MVSSQTADTRELRQRAAVQAPRGPLPARQRKLKMGTTSFMVVMHVLATVALLPRFWSWQGLVAFGVLYWVTVLGVTLGLHRLVAHRSLVVPVWVERVLVIMGTLACQSGPIEWVGLHRHHHRFSDQPTDHHDAGRGLWWSHSEWMLHDIPALKELDRYAGDLQVDPFYRWLDRWFLLLQIPLGLGLYWIGEAAQVHGGGVGLVLWAIPLRLVIVYHVTWLVNSATHAFGYRNFDCPDLSRNCWWVALLSFGEGWHNNHHAHPASARHGLRWFEFDLTWQHVRLLKRFGLASRVRTARYVPGAS, encoded by the coding sequence TTGGTTTCCTCGCAAACAGCTGACACCCGTGAGCTTCGGCAACGGGCGGCGGTGCAAGCACCCCGTGGCCCTCTACCGGCCCGACAGCGCAAGCTGAAGATGGGTACCACCAGCTTCATGGTGGTGATGCATGTGCTGGCCACCGTGGCACTGCTGCCGCGGTTCTGGAGCTGGCAGGGCCTTGTGGCTTTCGGAGTTCTGTACTGGGTGACCGTCCTTGGCGTCACCTTGGGCCTGCACCGGTTGGTCGCCCACCGCAGCCTGGTGGTTCCGGTCTGGGTGGAGCGCGTGCTGGTAATCATGGGCACCTTGGCCTGCCAGAGCGGACCGATCGAATGGGTTGGCCTGCACCGCCATCACCACCGTTTCTCCGATCAACCGACCGATCACCATGATGCCGGCCGCGGTTTGTGGTGGAGCCACAGCGAGTGGATGTTGCACGACATTCCTGCGCTGAAGGAACTCGATCGCTACGCCGGTGATCTCCAGGTAGACCCGTTCTATCGCTGGCTGGACCGCTGGTTCCTGTTGCTGCAGATCCCCCTGGGGCTTGGTCTGTACTGGATCGGTGAAGCCGCTCAAGTGCATGGTGGTGGAGTCGGCCTTGTGCTTTGGGCCATCCCCCTGCGTTTGGTGATCGTTTATCACGTCACTTGGCTAGTTAATTCCGCCACCCACGCCTTCGGCTACCGCAACTTCGACTGCCCGGATCTGTCGCGAAACTGCTGGTGGGTAGCGCTGCTCTCCTTCGGTGAGGGTTGGCACAACAACCACCACGCTCACCCAGCGAGCGCCCGCCATGGTCTGCGCTGGTTTGAATTTGACCTCACCTGGCAACACGTTCGCCTGCTTAAGCGTTTTGGCCTTGCGAGCCGTGTGAGAACTGCTCGATATGTGCCCGGGGCTTCCTGA